The following are from one region of the Mus caroli chromosome 13, CAROLI_EIJ_v1.1, whole genome shotgun sequence genome:
- the LOC110308233 gene encoding LOW QUALITY PROTEIN: superoxide dismutase [Mn], mitochondrial-like (The sequence of the model RefSeq protein was modified relative to this genomic sequence to represent the inferred CDS: inserted 2 bases in 1 codon), with translation MLCRAACSTGRRLGPVAGAAGSRHKHSLPDLPYDYGALEPHINAQIMQLHHSKHHAAYVNNLNATEEKYHEALAKGDVTTHXELKFNGGGHINHTIFWTNLSPKGGGEPKGELLEAIKRDFGSFEKFKDKLTAVSVGVQGSGWGWLGFNKEQGRLQIAACSNQDPLQGTTGLIPLLGIDVWEHAYYLQYKNVRPDYLKAIWNVINWENVTERYTACKK, from the exons ATGTTGTGTCGGGCGGCGTGCAGCACGGGCAGGAGGCTGGGCCCGGTGGCCGGTGCCGCGGGCTCCCGGCACAAGCACAGCCTCCCAGACCTGCCTTATGACTATGGCGCGCTGGAGCCGCACATCAACGCGCAGATCATGCAGCTGCACCACAGCAAGCACCACGCGGCCTACGTGAACAATCTAAACGCCACCGAGGAGAAGTACCACGAGGCTCTGGCCAAGGGAGATGTTACAACTCA TGAACTGAAGTTCAATGGTGGGGGACATATCAATCACACCATTTTCTGGACAAACCTGAGCCCTAAGGGTGGTGGAGAACCCAAAGGAGAGTTGCTGGAGGCTATCAAGCGTGACTTTGGGTCTTTTGAGAAGTTTAAGGACAAGCTGACAGCCGTGTCTGTGGGAGTCCAAGGTTCAGGCTGGGGCTGGCTTGGCTTCAATAAGGAGCAAGGTCGCTTACAGATTGCTGCCTGCTCTAATCAGGACCCATTGCAAGGAACTACAGGCCTTATTCCGCTGCTGGGGATTGACGTGTGGGAGCACGCTTACTACCTTCAGTATAAAAACGTCAGACCTGACTATCTGAAAGCTATTTGGAATGTAATCAACTGGGAGAATGTTACTGAAAGATACACAGCTTGCAAGAAGTGA